In Arthrobacter sp. StoSoilB5, one genomic interval encodes:
- a CDS encoding nucleoside hydrolase has translation MQQVILDVDTGVDDALALLLAARHPDVNLRAVTCVAGNTSLDGVVRNTLTVLDIAGATSVPVAAGAARPMLEEPRDAGHVHGGDGLADLGWEPSARKPEAVHAVELLRREILASPEPVTLVPLAPMTNIALLLLTYPEVAKNIGQIVFMGGSASVGNASPVAEFNVWHDPEAAQIVISSGLPITMYGLDVFYSAAVEAPDIELLRESDDAGCRLSGHLLTHLAKVNADDFRLTSPGSAGIGDAGAVCAVIDPEGLVTHRHRVEVSLANPLTRGQTVVDRRTKASETTLPHGYLSRDSIDVALGVDGRRYASLFLDTIRSHDGR, from the coding sequence ATGCAACAAGTGATTCTGGACGTGGATACAGGGGTGGACGACGCCCTGGCGCTGCTATTGGCTGCCCGGCACCCCGACGTCAATCTCCGGGCCGTCACCTGCGTGGCGGGCAACACCAGCCTGGATGGAGTGGTCCGCAATACGCTGACGGTCCTGGACATAGCGGGCGCCACCAGCGTGCCCGTTGCCGCCGGTGCTGCCAGGCCCATGCTCGAAGAGCCCCGGGACGCCGGCCACGTCCATGGCGGGGACGGGCTGGCCGATCTTGGCTGGGAACCGTCAGCCAGAAAGCCCGAGGCGGTTCACGCCGTCGAGCTTTTACGCCGCGAGATCCTCGCGAGTCCCGAGCCGGTCACCTTGGTGCCCCTGGCCCCGATGACGAACATCGCCCTCTTGCTGCTGACCTACCCGGAAGTTGCCAAGAACATCGGACAGATCGTGTTCATGGGCGGATCCGCGTCGGTGGGCAACGCGTCCCCGGTGGCCGAGTTCAACGTGTGGCACGATCCCGAGGCAGCCCAGATAGTGATCAGCAGCGGCCTGCCGATCACCATGTACGGCTTGGACGTGTTCTACAGCGCCGCCGTCGAGGCACCCGACATTGAACTGCTGCGGGAATCCGACGACGCCGGATGCCGGCTCAGCGGCCATCTTCTGACTCATCTGGCGAAGGTTAATGCGGATGATTTCCGGCTGACGTCGCCCGGTTCAGCGGGTATTGGTGACGCCGGGGCTGTATGTGCCGTGATCGATCCCGAAGGCCTTGTGACCCATCGCCATCGGGTTGAAGTCAGCCTCGCAAACCCTTTGACCCGGGGGCAGACCGTCGTCGACCGCCGGACAAAGGCCTCCGAGACCACGCTGCCGCACGGATATCTAAGCCGCGACAGCATCGACGTCGCCCTCGGTGTCGACGGACGTCGCTACGCGTCGCTGTTTCTCGATACCATCAGATCCCATGACGGTAGGTAG
- a CDS encoding LacI family DNA-binding transcriptional regulator has protein sequence MTVGSAAPATMLDVARAAGVSRATVSRVFTAPSTVADETRTKVMDAVAQLNYVLNSAARSLRSGRSNTIALLVGDIAQPFHSQLAKAVAHAAEGRGYSVLLCDLDHSITRLERLLESLPLQGVDGVILATGDDIDTAAVRAAIEEAEDRGTKVLLGTPQLAGTGALVLTTDYESVAYQATKHLLDQGRWPVALLGGSESSVLSPFLTLGFLRACTEAGHEDAEDFIVRTEYSTDAARGATQGLLAASVQPEGIVASSVSVALGAMSALADAGLGAPGRIGLVACEEVQLAEQLRPRLTTVGTKLNLQGAAMADALIDAIQGQPPKEHDFAPGLSLRESSTK, from the coding sequence ATGACGGTAGGTAGCGCGGCACCAGCAACCATGCTCGATGTGGCACGGGCGGCCGGCGTCTCCCGTGCCACAGTTTCGCGTGTTTTCACCGCCCCATCGACGGTTGCGGATGAGACGCGCACCAAGGTGATGGACGCCGTCGCCCAACTGAACTATGTGCTCAACAGCGCGGCCCGCAGCCTGCGCAGCGGACGTTCCAACACCATCGCGCTCCTGGTGGGCGATATCGCCCAGCCCTTCCACAGCCAGCTTGCCAAGGCTGTGGCCCACGCCGCCGAAGGCCGCGGTTACAGCGTCCTTCTCTGCGACCTTGACCACAGCATCACGCGCCTGGAGCGATTGTTGGAATCCCTGCCTTTGCAGGGTGTTGACGGGGTCATCCTCGCAACGGGTGACGACATCGATACCGCCGCCGTGCGTGCCGCCATTGAGGAAGCCGAGGACCGTGGCACCAAGGTTCTGCTTGGCACGCCGCAGCTTGCAGGGACAGGTGCGCTGGTTCTGACCACGGACTACGAATCCGTTGCCTACCAAGCCACCAAGCATTTGCTGGACCAAGGCCGCTGGCCCGTGGCGCTGCTCGGCGGCAGCGAATCGTCCGTGCTTTCGCCGTTCCTGACCCTGGGCTTCCTCCGTGCCTGCACCGAGGCTGGGCATGAAGACGCAGAGGACTTCATTGTCCGCACCGAATACAGCACCGACGCGGCCCGCGGCGCCACGCAGGGGCTACTCGCGGCATCTGTGCAGCCCGAAGGCATCGTGGCGTCAAGCGTTTCCGTGGCCTTGGGGGCAATGTCCGCACTGGCGGACGCTGGATTGGGGGCGCCCGGGCGAATCGGTCTTGTTGCCTGCGAGGAAGTCCAGTTGGCCGAGCAATTGCGGCCAAGGCTCACCACGGTCGGCACCAAACTCAACCTCCAGGGCGCTGCCATGGCTGACGCCTTGATCGATGCAATTCAGGGCCAGCCCCCGAAAGAACACGACTTCGCGCCCGGGCTCAGTCTTCGGGAATCAAGCACTAAGTGA
- the paaZ gene encoding phenylacetic acid degradation bifunctional protein PaaZ, translating to MTTTAVAPETTAVATVPSYVQDAWWTPAPDAKKVPVRDASTGEVLANVSTDGLDLAAVVNHGRTTGQTELGKLTFHQRALKLKELAQYLNGRREELYASSSQTGATKIDNMIDIDGGIGVLFTFGSKGRRELPNSQVVVDGPMEVLSKDGSFVGEHIYTRIPGVAVQINAFNFPVWGMLEKFAPAFLAGVPTIVKPATPTGYVAAAAVRAIVESGILPAGSLQLISGSARTILDELDYRDLVSFTGSASTANSLKSHRNVVQGGVRFTSETDSLNAAILGPDAVPGTPEFDAFVKAVVTEMTVKAGQKCTAIRRIIVPQELTAEVAAAVGARINERVVVGDPRAEGVTMGALASLEQLADVRAAVQSMLDAGGELAYGTLDSPSVTSVGGKVGVVEDGAFMSPVLLSWADAEAEEVHSLEAFGPVSSVIGYTDLADAIRLAARGSGSLVASVCTNDPDVARELVTGIAAHHGRVHMLNREDARSSTGHGSPVPHLVHGGPGRAGGGEELGGIRSVLHHMQRTAIQGSPNMLTAVTGQWHTGADRNFTVETEGEHPFRKHLSTLRIGDAVRSDLRQVTLEDITAFANSTGDTFYAHTNQEAAEANPFFPGIVAHGYLLLSWAAGLFVEPAPGPVLANYGLESLRFITPVAAGDSIRVTLTAKKITPRETDEYGEVAWDALLTNQNDEIVATYDVLTLVEK from the coding sequence ATGACCACTACCGCAGTCGCCCCGGAAACCACAGCCGTTGCAACCGTTCCCAGCTACGTCCAGGATGCCTGGTGGACGCCGGCCCCTGATGCCAAAAAGGTCCCTGTTCGCGATGCCAGCACCGGAGAGGTCCTGGCCAACGTGAGCACCGACGGACTGGACCTTGCCGCCGTCGTAAATCACGGCCGCACCACAGGCCAGACGGAACTCGGGAAGCTGACCTTCCACCAGCGCGCCCTCAAGCTCAAAGAGCTGGCGCAGTACCTCAACGGCCGGCGAGAAGAGCTGTACGCGTCCTCATCCCAGACCGGCGCCACCAAGATCGACAACATGATCGACATCGACGGCGGCATCGGCGTGCTCTTCACGTTTGGCTCCAAGGGCCGCCGCGAATTGCCGAACTCGCAGGTTGTTGTGGACGGCCCCATGGAGGTCCTCTCCAAGGATGGCTCGTTCGTCGGTGAGCACATCTACACACGCATTCCCGGCGTCGCCGTGCAGATCAACGCCTTCAACTTCCCGGTGTGGGGAATGCTCGAGAAGTTCGCCCCTGCATTCCTGGCCGGTGTCCCCACCATCGTCAAGCCAGCAACGCCCACGGGATACGTAGCCGCAGCCGCCGTCAGGGCCATCGTTGAATCCGGCATCCTGCCCGCGGGCTCGCTTCAGCTCATTTCCGGCTCCGCCCGGACCATCCTGGACGAACTCGACTACCGCGACCTCGTCTCCTTCACAGGCTCGGCGTCCACAGCCAACTCCCTCAAGTCGCACCGCAACGTGGTCCAGGGCGGCGTCCGCTTCACCTCCGAGACCGACTCGCTCAACGCCGCCATCCTCGGCCCCGACGCCGTCCCAGGCACGCCGGAGTTCGACGCATTCGTCAAGGCCGTCGTCACCGAAATGACCGTCAAAGCCGGCCAGAAGTGCACCGCCATCCGGCGCATCATCGTGCCGCAGGAACTCACCGCCGAGGTCGCAGCCGCCGTCGGCGCCCGCATCAACGAGCGCGTCGTCGTTGGCGACCCCCGCGCTGAGGGCGTCACCATGGGCGCGTTGGCTTCGCTGGAACAGCTCGCCGACGTCCGCGCGGCCGTTCAATCAATGCTCGACGCCGGTGGTGAGCTTGCGTACGGAACGCTCGATTCGCCGTCGGTCACCTCCGTCGGCGGCAAGGTGGGCGTCGTGGAAGACGGCGCGTTCATGTCTCCCGTGCTCCTCAGCTGGGCCGATGCCGAAGCCGAAGAAGTCCACTCGCTCGAAGCGTTCGGTCCCGTGTCCTCAGTGATCGGCTACACGGACCTGGCCGATGCTATTCGTCTCGCGGCCCGCGGCTCCGGCTCGCTGGTGGCATCGGTATGCACCAACGATCCCGACGTTGCCCGCGAACTCGTCACAGGAATCGCAGCCCACCACGGCCGCGTCCACATGCTCAACCGCGAGGACGCACGGTCCTCCACCGGCCACGGCTCACCCGTTCCGCACCTGGTCCATGGAGGCCCCGGCCGCGCTGGTGGTGGCGAGGAACTGGGCGGCATCCGCTCCGTCCTGCACCACATGCAGCGCACCGCCATCCAGGGCTCGCCCAACATGCTCACCGCTGTAACAGGCCAGTGGCACACCGGCGCGGACCGCAACTTCACGGTCGAAACCGAAGGCGAGCACCCGTTCCGCAAGCACCTTTCGACGCTGAGGATCGGCGACGCCGTTCGCTCCGATTTGCGTCAGGTGACCCTTGAGGACATCACGGCCTTCGCCAACTCCACAGGCGATACCTTCTACGCGCACACCAACCAGGAAGCCGCCGAAGCCAACCCGTTCTTCCCGGGAATCGTGGCCCACGGCTACTTGCTCCTGAGCTGGGCTGCCGGTCTGTTCGTGGAGCCCGCACCGGGTCCCGTCCTGGCCAACTACGGCTTGGAGAGCCTGCGCTTCATCACCCCCGTTGCAGCCGGCGACTCCATCCGCGTCACCTTGACCGCCAAGAAGATCACACCGCGTGAGACTGACGAATACGGCGAGGTTGCTTGGGACGCCCTCCTGACCAACCAGAACGACGAGATCGTAGCCACCTACGACGTCCTGACCCTCGTGGAGAAGTAA
- a CDS encoding tyrosine-protein phosphatase translates to MDGTAPHLGVHWDGAVNAWRIAGDVYRMGRHEWLTEAGWHQMYDDGVRTIIDLRASGERRQRDTDPAVPDDVKARIDVVHCPTEDPDHSGFGQLFGPYLKDPAQYGEYVGLFAEKIAAVFKAIAASPGKVVIHCSAGRDRSGVIALMLQRLAGVGDDEILRGYELAARGINERHRTHGAPHAHDPYLSGEDFEAWLEQKRAGVRTFLGSLDVESFLARNGVTEGEVAAIRAKLQ, encoded by the coding sequence ATGGACGGGACAGCACCGCACTTGGGTGTCCACTGGGATGGCGCCGTGAATGCTTGGCGGATCGCGGGGGACGTGTACAGGATGGGTCGCCACGAGTGGCTTACCGAGGCTGGTTGGCACCAGATGTACGACGACGGCGTCCGCACCATCATCGACTTGCGCGCCTCGGGCGAGCGGCGGCAACGCGACACCGATCCCGCGGTGCCGGACGATGTGAAGGCTCGCATCGACGTCGTACATTGCCCCACGGAGGACCCGGACCATAGCGGGTTCGGCCAGCTGTTCGGCCCGTACCTGAAGGACCCCGCGCAGTACGGCGAGTATGTGGGGCTGTTTGCGGAGAAGATCGCGGCCGTCTTCAAGGCAATCGCGGCGTCGCCCGGAAAAGTTGTGATCCACTGCTCGGCAGGCCGGGATCGCAGCGGTGTGATCGCACTTATGTTGCAGCGTTTGGCCGGTGTTGGCGATGACGAAATCCTGCGCGGCTACGAACTGGCGGCGCGGGGGATCAACGAGCGGCACCGCACCCATGGGGCGCCGCACGCCCATGACCCCTACCTTTCAGGCGAGGACTTTGAGGCTTGGTTGGAGCAGAAACGGGCTGGTGTGAGGACGTTTCTGGGTTCGCTGGACGTTGAATCATTCCTGGCGCGGAACGGGGTGACGGAAGGTGAGGTGGCGGCGATCCGGGCGAAGTTGCAGTGA
- a CDS encoding LacI family DNA-binding transcriptional regulator, whose product MPTSKDVAQAAGVAQSTVSYVLSGKRPISEKTRKKVEDAIQQLTYQPNAGARALASRRTRVIGLVIPFIPELHMASIMEFVSVIANTARQYDHDILLVTEDEGAPGLQRVVGQQICDGLILMQVEGDDERLPVVRSLHVPVVLIGIPHDPSGLVCIDADFEMAGEQCVQDLAAAGHEVISVLDWQPEVVDRHVNYVERFMSGTDKAAQSLGVKVLHLPGGTDRDAIADSVDKALAETTGVPAFIAPDGTVQDVLRRVLTNRGLTPGKDVSVIGSASPTLAELQPIPLSTIDLRPAEVSRRAVKIICDLLEAENQGPTESLELVPTVITHRASTLRPPHGS is encoded by the coding sequence ATGCCCACCAGCAAGGACGTTGCCCAGGCCGCCGGCGTTGCACAGAGCACGGTTTCATATGTTCTAAGCGGCAAGCGGCCCATCTCCGAGAAAACGCGGAAAAAGGTAGAGGACGCTATCCAGCAGCTGACCTACCAGCCAAATGCCGGGGCCCGCGCACTGGCCAGCCGCCGGACCCGCGTGATCGGCCTGGTCATCCCCTTCATCCCCGAGTTGCACATGGCATCGATCATGGAATTCGTCTCCGTGATTGCCAACACCGCCCGCCAATATGACCACGACATTCTGCTGGTCACTGAGGATGAGGGCGCACCCGGACTGCAGCGCGTGGTTGGCCAGCAGATTTGCGATGGCCTGATCCTCATGCAGGTGGAAGGCGACGACGAACGGCTCCCGGTAGTCCGGAGCCTCCACGTTCCAGTGGTGCTCATCGGCATCCCCCATGATCCTTCGGGGCTGGTCTGCATTGATGCCGACTTTGAAATGGCCGGCGAACAATGCGTACAGGACCTCGCTGCGGCAGGGCATGAAGTTATCTCCGTCCTCGACTGGCAGCCGGAAGTGGTGGACCGCCACGTGAACTATGTTGAGCGGTTCATGTCCGGCACCGACAAAGCCGCCCAAAGCCTGGGCGTCAAAGTGCTGCACCTGCCCGGCGGAACTGACCGTGATGCGATCGCGGATTCCGTGGACAAAGCCTTGGCGGAGACCACTGGCGTGCCTGCGTTTATCGCTCCGGACGGCACCGTTCAAGATGTTCTGCGACGCGTTCTTACCAACCGCGGACTGACTCCGGGCAAGGACGTTTCCGTGATCGGCAGCGCCTCCCCCACGCTTGCCGAGCTGCAGCCCATCCCACTTTCCACCATTGACCTCCGCCCGGCCGAAGTCTCACGCCGCGCGGTGAAGATTATCTGCGATCTCCTCGAAGCCGAAAACCAGGGACCAACCGAATCCCTGGAATTGGTACCCACGGTCATTACGCACCGTGCCAGCACGCTCCGTCCACCCCACGGCAGCTAA